Genomic window (Spirosoma sp. KCTC 42546):
GCTATTCTTACAACAGGTGCCTTAATGATCAACTCGTCTACTGCGTTAGCACAAGGAAAAACGCGGGTTGGCGTAAAAGGGGGATTAAATGCCAGTTCGCTATTCTACGACAGTCAGGGAGCCAGCAATAAAAATGAGCGCATTGGCTTTCATCTAGGAATATTTTCCCAGATACCTGTTGGTGAGTTTTTTGCCGTCCAACCAGAATTGCTCTATATGACCAAAGGCGCATCAGCTACCTATGACGTCATTGGCTTTACGGGAAAAAATACGTTTAAACTTAATTATGCCGAGCTACCCGTTTTAGCTACGTTTAAGCTGGGTCAGGCAGTTGAGTTACAGGCAGGCCCCTACGTATCCTACCTACTGAATTCAAACATCAATTCGAACGGCGATTTTGGCACAGGAACAAGTGCA
Coding sequences:
- a CDS encoding porin family protein, translated to MKHSVKTLLVAAILTTGALMINSSTALAQGKTRVGVKGGLNASSLFYDSQGASNKNERIGFHLGIFSQIPVGEFFAVQPELLYMTKGASATYDVIGFTGKNTFKLNYAELPVLATFKLGQAVELQAGPYVSYLLNSNINSNGDFGTGTSAINRDNFNKVDYGIAGGLNLYFGKAFIGARYEQGLQTIANSGAAKTVLGNAKNGVGLLSVGFSLN